The nucleotide sequence CATTCAAATCCCATTCAATTCCCTTTATGCAAAATAAAAAGGCCCAGACAATTGGATTTGTGTTTTTATTGGTTAATctattataattatcaCAATAATCTTCTGGAGAATTCATTGGTACCATAATCAGTTTGACAAAACTTAATATCTGatctatattattatttatatgcTTTTTCACTCTTTTAGATGATGTATTCTGCAATGAATCAGTTTCCATATTTAAaactaaattattaaaaatatcttttaacaATTGAGAATCTAATAAAAGTTGTTCACCAATGAGCACAACTTTCCTGGAATCaagttttctttttataataGTGTTTCCTTGAATGAATGGAGGTTGAGGTTGTAGAAGCTTAATTATACATCCAATAAAACTGTTGGttattgaatcaattaatcTATCCAGAAAATTCCAACTATATACATctctattgaaatattttaatatcaattcaATAGTAGTTTGTTTAGTCTTTTCAGGAGCCGAGGACTCGATATCGTCAGTATTAGTGGAAGTAGCTTCAGTTGTTGTCAACGTATTTTTCAAAGTGATCATATATCTACTATAATCTTCTACCAATATATTTGACCAATTCGTGTTGTTGAATTCTCTCCAGACATATACCAAATCCAAAGGTAATATTCTAGTTAGTAAAGTATTATTACCTGAAGCTAATAAATTACCataaacatttttaataggaacaaatatatttgaaatctcatttttattttgtgaaAATTCTAACAACTTTTCTTCCAATTGACTAATTGTTCTTGAACAATAATCTGTAGTATTAATCATTAATAATGTGTATTTAATTGCTTCctctttatttttgatttcttctctttctgGCAAAATCAATGGGGTTAAAAGTTTCTTTGAGTATTCATTCAACcatttagaaaaaaaaatagctaatgattttaaaatgtGATCATTCATTGTGTTATTTCCTTCACCGTTAGATCCATTTCCCATTAACTCGAACGATTGTGAGAGGATGGAACGGTATGTTCTAAATAGATCAGCACTAGATTGAATCACTAGTGAttgattattcaaattGTCCGGAATCTTATTTTCACTTAAATATGTTAAGAATTTTTCATCCATTAATTTATCTTGGTTTTTAATCCATAGAGACGAATATGGTTCGAAAGCAGTTGAGATCTTTTTAACTTTGACTTTTCTGGAGAATCTTAAGTCAATGTATCTTTCAAACTCCAAAGTATCCTGCAGAACAGTCATGAATAAATCGATCGATGGATTGGCATCATTAAACTCCTTTTTCAACAGGACTTTCAAGTCAGTAGATATCCATGAGTAGAATGTTCCAGTCAACTTGAGTTGGATTTCCCAATCATCTGGGAAATATTCACTTAAGTTTTCCTTGTAGTTGTTCAAAATCtttttaaagaagatgTAACGTCTTGGCAAATTATCCAAAGAACCTGCTTCATCATCCAATTGGAAGATTTCCTTAATTTCGTATAACAACTTGTCGATACAGAAATCCATTAATTTTGACTTTGTTGCATTATCAGTCTCTAATATTTCGTAGATACATTGCTTCAAATCTGTAGATAAGTTATTGGATATTCTAGAGGAATCATCTTTCGCACCTGGATTTTTTGCCAATATTTTCTTGTAGACATTGATGATTTCAGTGGATATATCTGCTTTCAGTACTTTCACCAATCTTAACAAGTTCACAATTTCATCGACCGATTTATAATTATCGAAAGTACTATCAGCCAAAGAGCACATGATTTTATAATTCGAAGACATCTCCAAATcaaaagatttatttttcaaacacATTGAACAAACTGTGTAACTTTGCATGAGTATTTTAAGATGCTGTAAAAAAGTCATTGAATGAGTGATATTCTTCTTTGCATTATCCAAATGGGAGATATCTTTGATCAGATTCGATATGGTGTCCTGTGATTTCTTTGCGAATACTTTTGTCCCTTCAAACTCATTGAATATACTGACAATGTCGAGCACTGGGGGTCCACTATGGGGACTGGCAGCACTTTCAGCACTCAAAGGGTCAGCATTGCTGCTGCCATCCATCAAAGAAGCTCTGTAACTCGCTGTGGTGTTAATCAACTCGTCAATATTGTCCAACGCCTCTCTATGAACCAATATATTCGTTATATCCTCAATGGGATTATAATTCAAAGTATTTGAAATCATCTGTGTTTAACGAGAGCCCAAACCCAAAATCTACTGCTGCAACAACACACTTAGGACAGCCAGTTACAATTATCCCTATGCAGTTGCGTTACCTAGCACACTATCTTGGATTACAACTGTGCTTATGGGTAAACTAGTTGTGAGTTGTTTTGAGTTACGAAGTTTCCACTTTTTATATGTAGTCGCTTAACTATGTGCAAGACGAATGGCCCAAAGCAAAGAAAGTGACTGTGGCTAAAGTGGTGTTTCTTTTAATGCCCAATGGCATCCCAGGGACCCCATCGTATTCGGTCGTGAGAGTATGCGGTGGGGTCAGAAGGTGGGTCTTTTGGTGTGTTGCAGATACATTAGCACATCATAGCcaaaaagcaaaaaaattggCTGCTCCAGGGGAGGTTCGAACTCTCGACCTTCAGATTATGAGACTGACGCTCTTCCGACTGAGCTACTGAAGCCGCAAATTTACCAGTTTTCGGCCCGCGATGCAGCACCAGCACGCCCTGGCCAGGCACGTGATCTGCTACCAGTTGCTCTGGGCAGGTCACGTGGCACTTTTTAGTGGCGATTTCTTGAAAATTTGTTTGAGATTGGAAAACTGTTTACAGAATTTGGACCTCATTGAATAATGGAACACTGAACACTGGAACACTGGAAATTGTCGAAGATGTGAACGACTGGGAAGGCCTATAAGACGGGGATCTGTGAGGTTCTTGTAGGTTTGGTTGTTGCTGGAGTGTTATGTGTGTGAGTTTGTGTGTCTCTTTTGTTTATCAAATCGTACCAGAACCGCAAGCGAACGTTTTTTACTATGTCTTTGAAGTTACCTCAGAATCCAAACGCTGGGCTGTTCAAGCAAGGTTACAACAGTTATTCCAATGCCGATGGTCAGATCAACAAGTCTATTGCTGCCATCAGAGAGATTCACCAGATGTGTTTGAGTTCCAT is from Tetrapisispora phaffii CBS 4417 chromosome 14, complete genome and encodes:
- the VPS53 gene encoding Vps53p (similar to Saccharomyces cerevisiae VPS53 (YJL029C); ancestral locus Anc_5.245) — its product is MISNTLNYNPIEDITNILVHREALDNIDELINTTASYRASLMDGSSNADPLSAESAASPHSGPPVLDIVSIFNEFEGTKVFAKKSQDTISNLIKDISHLDNAKKNITHSMTFLQHLKILMQSYTVCSMCLKNKSFDLEMSSNYKIMCSLADSTFDNYKSVDEIVNLLRLVKVLKADISTEIINVYKKILAKNPGAKDDSSRISNNLSTDLKQCIYEILETDNATKSKLMDFCIDKLLYEIKEIFQLDDEAGSLDNLPRRYIFFKKILNNYKENLSEYFPDDWEIQLKLTGTFYSWISTDLKVLLKKEFNDANPSIDLFMTVLQDTLEFERYIDLRFSRKVKVKKISTAFEPYSSLWIKNQDKLMDEKFLTYLSENKIPDNLNNQSLVIQSSADLFRTYRSILSQSFELMGNGSNGEGNNTMNDHILKSLAIFFSKWLNEYSKKLLTPLILPEREEIKNKEEAIKYTLLMINTTDYCSRTISQLEEKLLEFSQNKNEISNIFVPIKNVYGNLLASGNNTLLTRILPLDLVYVWREFNNTNWSNILVEDYSRYMITLKNTLTTTEATSTNTDDIESSAPEKTKQTTIELILKYFNRDVYSWNFLDRLIDSITNSFIGCIIKLLQPQPPFIQGNTIIKRKLDSRKVVLIGEQLLLDSQLLKDIFNNLVLNMETDSLQNTSSKRVKKHINNNIDQILSFVKLIMVPMNSPEDYCDNYNRLTNKNTNPIVWAFLFCIKGIEWDLNVWKSYWKVFTLDVNERDSQEIIEERGDKSKTATKTPANNSEFIFTWQPALLSNFQNNLYRIEDEKWLVFIKQQMKIPAPKRSIASRHVR